From the Manis javanica isolate MJ-LG chromosome 11, MJ_LKY, whole genome shotgun sequence genome, one window contains:
- the FGF3 gene encoding fibroblast growth factor 3, which yields MGLIWLLLLSLLEPGWPAAGTGARSPRDAGGRGGVYEHLGGAPRRRKLYCATKYHLQLHPSGRVNGSLENSAYSILEITAVEVGIVAIRGLFSGRYLAMNRRGRLYASETYTAECEFVERIHELGYNTYASRLYRTVPGGPGAPRQPSAERLWYVSVNGKGRPRRGFKTRRTQKSSLFLPRVLDPKDHEMVQLLQGGAGLRGRVPRPPGRGPRRPRRRRRPRLAAQASGVARLQPYDGGPAAGADLPVPECPVRADRPRSAGSRD from the exons ATGGGCCTGATCTGGCTCCTGCTTCTCAGCCTGCTGGAGCCCGGCTGGCCCGCTGCGGGCACCGGGGCGCGGTCGCCGAGGGATGCGGGCGGCCGCGGCGGCGTCTACGAGCACCTCGGAGGGGCGCCCCGGCGCCGCAAGCTCTACTGCGCCACCAAGTACCACCTCCAGCTGCACCCGAGCGGCCGCGTCAACGGCAGCCTGGAGAACAGCGCCTACA GTATCCTGGAGATAACAGCAGTGGAGGTGGGCATCGTGGCCATCAGGGGGCTCTTTTCTGGGCGGTACCTGGCCATGAACCGGAGGGGACGGCTCTACGCCTCG GAGACCTACACGGCCGAGTGCGAGTTCGTGGAGCGCATCCACGAGCTGGGCTACAACACGTACGCGTCCCGGCTGTACCGCACGGTGCCCGGCGGCCCCGGGGCCCCGCGCCAGCCCAGCGCCGAGAGACTGTGGTACGTGTCGGTGAACGGCAAGGGCCGGCCCCGCAGGGGCTTCAAGACGCGCCGCACGCAGAAGTCCTCCCTGTTCCTGCCCCGCGTGCTGGACCCCAAGGACCACGAGATGGTGCAGCTGCTCCAGGGCGGCGCTGGGCTCCGCGGCCGTGTGCCCAGGCCACCGGGCAGGGGCCCGCGGCgcccgcggcggcggcggaggccgCGCTTAGCCGCCCAGGCCAGCGGAGTGGCTCGGCTTCAGCCTTACGACGGCGGCCCAGCGGCAGGCGCGGACCTGCCAGTGCCCGAGTGTCCCGTCCGAGCTGACCGCCCGCGCTCGGCAGGTTCCCGTGACTGA